The sequence TGATCGTGGACGGCTACCCGGGGCTGGAACACTCGTTCCCCATCTTCCCGCTCTACCGCGACGTCGTGCAGCTCACCGCCCACACTCGCGTCGCGTACACGCCGACGCTCCTGGTTTCGTACGGCGGCCCGTTCGGTGAGAACTGGTTCTTTACGCGTGAGAACCCGCACGACGATCCGAAGCTGCAGCGCTTCACTCCCCACAGCGAGCTCGACCGCCTGACACGCCGCCGCGGTCAGGGTGTAGACGCCGGGCCGGGCGGCTGGTTCCGCGACGAGGAGTACGTCTTCCGCCAGCATGCCGAGGGACTGAAGGCGATCGTCGAGGCGGGTGGCCTCGCCGGTGTCGGCAGCCATGGCCAGCTTCAGGGGCTCGGCTACCACTGGGAGCTGTGGGCGGTGCAGTCCGGCGGGCTCTCGGAGCACGACGCGCTTCGCGTCGCAACGATTCTGGGGGCGGAGTCGATTGGGCTGGGTGACGATCTCGGGTCCATCGCGCCGGGGAAGCTCGCCGACCTCGTCGTGCTCGAAGGAAATCCGCTCGACGACATCCGGGAGTCGTCGCGCATCCGCTACGTCATGAAGAACGGCCGCCTCTACGACGGGGATACGCTCGACGAACGCTGGCCACGCGAGCGTCCTCTGCCGAAGCCGACATGGGTAGAGGAAGCCCCAGTAGATCTCCCTGCCGGTATCCGCTGAGCCGGTTTTCCCTTTCTCCGCGCACTTCCGGGTAGCGCTGGCAATCGGCGCCGACTGGTGCGGGCGTTCGCGCCGACCGGTGTCGGCGTTCGCGGGGAAATATGACACCATGGAAGTCATGGCCGTGACGGCACATGGAGGGCCTGTCCGCTGGTGGGGCGCGTTGATATTCCTGCTCGCCCTGGCCGGCGTAGCGCCTACCGGCTGGTCCCGCGCCGCGGCGATGGAGGCGGACCTGCACACGGAGACGATCGTCGCCTGGGAACACTACATCGCTCTGACCGAAGCGCGCATTGATGCCGAGCTGGCGCTGGAGGGGGACGAGCGGTTCCTGGCGCAGGACTTCCGCGACGACGCGGCCGAGGCGCGCCGTGCCCTGCTGACGGGCGCGGTACGCATCGACCGTCTGCAGACACGCGATGCGGACGGCGATCAGCCTGATGTTCCGAAAGGGGCAATCCACCATTGGCTCGGCCGAGTGCTGGTTCCCGGCGTCACCCTCGATCAGTTGATGCACGCGGTCATGGGCGCCGTCCCGCCGCACGAGCTGCAGCCGGACGTGCTCGAGTCGCGCATCCTCGAGCAGGAAGGGAACAGCCGGCGCGTGTTTCTGCGGCTCCGGCGCGAGGCGATGTTCACGGTCCACTACCACACCGAGCACGATGTCCTCTTCACCCGTCGTGGTGACGGCAGGTGGTCGAGCCTCAGCGTCGCGACGCGCATCGCGGAACTGGAGGACGCCGAGACGGCCGACGAGCGGGAGAAGCCAATCGGCAACGATCGGGGCTTCCTCTGGCGACTCAATTCGTACTGGCGCTATCAGCAGGTGGACGAGGGCGTGATCGTCGAGTGCGAGTCGGTCAGCCTGAGCCGATCGGTTCCCGCGATGCTCCGATGGATGATCGGTCCCATCATCAACCGGACGGCGCGTGAAACATTGACGGCGACCCTCACTTCGATGTCGGACGTGCTGCAGGAGCGCGCGCCGCTGGAACTGCCGGCCGCCGAATAGCCGCGGCCCGACCGGCGACCAGACGCCGGATCAATCGGAGGGGAACGCGGCGCGCTCCGTCGTCGGTTCGATCACGCGCGAACTCAACACACTGGAGATCGCGAGCGCGATCAGCAGCGCCGCCCAGCGCGGATACCCTGGCGCGATGCCCGCTGCGGTGCCGAGCGTGAGCAGAGCGAACGCGCTGTCCGCCAGCCGCTTCCATACTGCCGACCGCCGGCGCTGCTCGGCCAGTTGAGCTGGGTAGACCCGTGAGGTGAACCAGAGGTGCAGGCGGAGATTGATGGCGACGAACACTATCGCGACGGCCGCCATGAAGACGAGCAGTCCCCATCCGTCCGGCACCCATTCGCGTGCGCGCCACATCGGGTAGAGAGCCAAACCGTACACGGCGGTTACCGCCACCTGGTGAAATTGCCACCACCACCGGGCTGACCGGAGGGTGGGCTTGGGGTCGGGCGCGGGTAGCTTCGGCGCCTGGGCCTGCGCCTCCGCCTGGGCCTGCGCGGGCGACACCGCGCCCTCCAGGGCGGCTACCAGATCGTCCGTCGCGGCGTAGCGGTCGCCCGGCGTCTTCGCCAGGCAGGTCATGACGATACGCGCCAGCGCCCTCGGGCAATCGGGCCGCTCCGGGTCGATGGCCGGGGGCTCGTGCTCCAGAATGCGTGCGATGGTCGAACTTCCGTCCGACCCCAGAAACGGGTGGTTTCCTGTCAACAGTTCGTATAACACGACGCCGAACGAAAACTGGTCGGCCCGGGGACTGGCCGGTTCGCCCCGCAGGATCTCGGGCGCGACGTAACCCGGTGTGCCGGGCGGTTCGCCGGGGCGGGTGAGCCGTTCGCCCTCGTTCGTCTCGACCCAGGCGATGCCGAAGTCGACCACTTTCGTTTGGCCGTCCGGCAGATGCATGACGTTCTCCGGCTTCAGGTCGCGGTGAACTACCCCTCCCGCGTGCGCCGCCGCCAGCGCGCGGGCAATCGCGCGCGCGATCGCGAGGACGTCATCGATCGACAGTAGCGCGTCTCGGTCGCGCAGCGTGTCGCGCAACGTCCGGCCCGGGACGTACTCGTACACGAGATACAGGTGGCGTTCGAACTCCTCCAGCGCGTAGACGGTGGCAATCCCGGGATGCGACAGCGCCGCGGCGGACGTCGCCTCCCGGCGGAGCCGCGCGCGCAGGACCGCATCGTCGCCGAATGCCGGCGGCAGGGCCTTGATGGCGACGAGGCGTCCAAGGCGGGTGTCGAAGCCGCGATAGACGACGCCCATGCCGCCGCGACCGAGCAGGCCGGTCACTTCGTATGGTCCGAGGCTCTGACCGATCAGCGGGTCGTCGGCGCCGGCCACATCCTGCATGCCCGGCGCGTCATGCGCACTCCCCTCGTCGTGCCGCAACAGGCCGGGGTCCGCCTCCAGGGCGGGGCGGTCGACGACGCTGGGCTTGGCGTGGGCGTCGAGCAGCGACTGCACTTCTTCGCGTAGCGCTCCGTCGCCGCCGCACGCCTCGTCGAGGTAGGCGTCGCGTGCCTGCGGCTCCTGATCCAACGCGGCGTGGAACAGGTTGTTGATTCTCCGCCAGCGCTCAACATCCATCGGCCTGGTCTCGGCTGATCTCGCGCTGCAGCCACGCCCGAGCAACGGTCCAGTGCCGCTTGACCGTTGCCGGCGAAATACTCAGCGCCTCGGCGCATTCTTCGATCGTCAGGCCGCCGAAGAACCGGAGTTCCACCAGCTTTGCCTGCTCCGAGTCCAGATGCGCGAGGCGCTGGAGCGCGTCGTCCACTGCCAGCAGATCGACGGTCCGGGCATTCCCGGCGAGGAGCCCCTCGTCCAGCGTCACCTGCGCCGCCCCGCCACCCCGCTTCATCGCCCCGCGCGCCCGCGCCGCCTCGATCAGAATCTGCCGCATCGCCCGCGCGGCGATGCCCACTACCTGCGCGCGGGACTGCCATTCCTGCTTCCGGTCCTTCTGCAATCTGAGGTACGCCTCGTTTACCAGCGCGGTCGGCTGCAACGTGACGGCGCGCCGCTCCTGGCGCAGGTAGCCCCGCGCCAGCCGGCGCAACTCGTCGTAAACCAGCGGAACCAGTTCATCCAGCCCCGAGCCGTCACCCCGGCCCTCTCGGGCGGTGATTCCGTCGATCCGGCGGGTTGGTGAATCGCTGTGGGAAGGCATGGAAACCGTGGGATTCTACTATCGGCGCTACGCAGTCGATGCGCTATCATGCCGGCAGGAGGGGACAGACCATGCGCAAGCAGACCCGATTCGGACTAACGCTCGTCGCCGCCGGACTCGTCGCCGTTGTCGCGTTCGCCAGCCTTCCGGCCGCCCAGTCGGGCGACACCTATGTCCCAAAGCGCATCAACAAGGTGATCGAGCTGTTCGAACAGGATCAGCCCGTCTACTACACGCAGGTAAACGGGGGAGGTTACGAAGAGGGCAAGGAGCTGGCCCATACCTGGGCTGACTACATCACCTACAACATGGAGCACAGTCCCTTCAACATGGACAACCTCCGCGCCTTCATGCAGGGGCTCGTCGATGGTGGCCCGACGAAGAGCGGCCACCGGACACCGACGGTTGTCGCGGTCCTGCCGTTCGGCGGCATCAACGAGCAGGTGATGTGGGGCAACTACTGGATGGTCGAGCAGGTCCTCGGTTCGGGCGTGCATGGCGTGCTGCTTGCCCACGCGCGCACCCCGGAGGTGGTTCGGGTTCTGGTGCAGTCGTCGCGTTATCCCCACGCGCTGGCCGCCGCCGGCACCGGCGAGGGTCTGCGCGGCAATGGCGGCCAGGGTTTTGCCGCCCGCATCTGGGGCGTCTCCAACGCTGAGTACCAGCGCCTGGCGGATCCTTGGCCGCTCAACCCGAACGGCGAGATTCTGGTCGGCCTGAAGATCGAGGATCGCCACGCCCTGGAGAACTCCGAGGCGAGCGTGAGCGTGCCCGGCGTCGGGTTCGCAGAGTGGGGGCCCGGCGACATGTCCATGTCGTACAACGTGAACCGGGGCGGCGCGGCGATGCCGAGTGTGCTCACCGACGCGCGAGCCCGCGTGTTCGAGGCGACACGCCAGGCCGGCATCCCGTTCCTCAACTCGATGAACGGCGACAACATCATCGCGATGCTCGACGAGGGCGTGATGATTGGCTCCAACCCGGGAGCGGACGCCGCCGACCGGGGGAGACGGCACACCAACCGCACGATGCCTTGGTAAGGGCTCGAACGTTCTCCCGTCGTGCGCACTGAGGCCTCGCCGTCCGGACGGTAGGCGTCTCAGCATCCTTTCGGCAAACCGAAGCTACGTGTGTTCCCTGGCAGCCAGTGATGAATGCGCGGGGCTCAACACAGGCCGCTGGTCCGTACGGAGGTTTATTATATGAGTGTATAACAGTCATATTTTCTTACTTGACAGAAGGCATATACCGTGCGATCATCGTCTCGACATCGAAAACCAAGCCGGGATGGACCCGGCTGAATGGACGAGGAGGAGAAAGATGTTGAGCATGACTCGCTGGAACCCGTTCGTTGAACTGAACAGCCTGCATCGCGAGATGGACCGTGTGTTCGGGCGCTTCGTTGCCGACGAGGAGCCGGACGTTGGGAGGTCTCAGTGGGTGCCGGCTACCGAGATCAGCGCCGGCCAGGATGGCTGGACGCTGCGGATG is a genomic window of Acidobacteriota bacterium containing:
- a CDS encoding serine/threonine protein kinase, translating into MDVERWRRINNLFHAALDQEPQARDAYLDEACGGDGALREEVQSLLDAHAKPSVVDRPALEADPGLLRHDEGSAHDAPGMQDVAGADDPLIGQSLGPYEVTGLLGRGGMGVVYRGFDTRLGRLVAIKALPPAFGDDAVLRARLRREATSAAALSHPGIATVYALEEFERHLYLVYEYVPGRTLRDTLRDRDALLSIDDVLAIARAIARALAAAHAGGVVHRDLKPENVMHLPDGQTKVVDFGIAWVETNEGERLTRPGEPPGTPGYVAPEILRGEPASPRADQFSFGVVLYELLTGNHPFLGSDGSSTIARILEHEPPAIDPERPDCPRALARIVMTCLAKTPGDRYAATDDLVAALEGAVSPAQAQAEAQAQAPKLPAPDPKPTLRSARWWWQFHQVAVTAVYGLALYPMWRAREWVPDGWGLLVFMAAVAIVFVAINLRLHLWFTSRVYPAQLAEQRRRSAVWKRLADSAFALLTLGTAAGIAPGYPRWAALLIALAISSVLSSRVIEPTTERAAFPSD
- a CDS encoding sigma-70 family RNA polymerase sigma factor; translated protein: MPSHSDSPTRRIDGITAREGRGDGSGLDELVPLVYDELRRLARGYLRQERRAVTLQPTALVNEAYLRLQKDRKQEWQSRAQVVGIAARAMRQILIEAARARGAMKRGGGAAQVTLDEGLLAGNARTVDLLAVDDALQRLAHLDSEQAKLVELRFFGGLTIEECAEALSISPATVKRHWTVARAWLQREISRDQADGC